GCATCCCGGGACACTTTCGGCCTTGATGCAATCATGATGAAGCTGCGTTTTTTGCCTCTTTGGTGTTTATTGGGCTGCCTGGAATTGACCGCGGCACCTCCCGAGGCTGATCGCATCGTCGTGTTGGGAGACAGCATCACTGCCTCGGGGCAGTATCTGGAGTATCTGGAAACGATCCTTATGGTTCAGACAGCGAAACGTTACGAGTTCCTGAATTTGGGACTGAGCAGCGAGACGGTTTCCGGATTGTCGGAGCCGGGGCATGCTGCCGGGAAATTTCCCCGACCCGGCTTGCATGAGCGTCTGCAACGGGTGTTGGACAAAACCAAACCGGACTTGGTTCTCGCCTGCTACGGCATGAACGATGGGATCTATTTTCCGCTGAAACAGACACGGTTTGACCGGTTCACGACGGGCATTGAGCAATTGCGGTCGAAGGCAAAAGCGGCGGCGGCTGACGTGATCCATCTCACCCCGCCGGTTTTTGATCCTTTGCCGATCAAGGACAAGGTGATGCCGGCAGGCTTGAATGCTTATCCGCGCCCGTTTGAGGGCTACAACCGGGTGTTGGATCGTTACAGCGAATGGCTGGTGGGCAGACGATCGGCAGGCTGGAAGGTGATTGATGTGCATGGTCCGATGAACGCCGCCCTCGCTGAGCAACGGAAAGCCAACGCGGAGTTCACTTTCGCCACCGATGGGGTGCATCCCACCAAGGAAGGGCATTGGATCATCAGCCAGGCAATTCTGGATGCCTGGGACGTCAAACACGACTGGGTTTTGGAAGATTTGGTGGAGCCTCAGGGCAGGCTGGCGGCTCTCTACAAGCTGGTGGGGGATCGCCAAAAAGTGTTGAAGTCGGCGTGGTTGGAAGCCTGTGGACACAAGCGTCCGGGCGTTGCCAAAGGACTGCCGTTGGAGGAGGCGAAGACGAAGGCGGAGGAGATCAGCAAATCTCTTGTCGCGCTTTTGGAATCGAGTGGAGGATTCACGAAAAAGGAAGAGGTCGGTAAACCCGCGATGGAGGAGAAAGCGGGGACAACCGCCAAACCCGGATTGTTTCCTGGCACGCGCAGCGTCTGGCAGGGGTATGACCGGTATGATTTTGACTGGCAGGGCATCACCGCGACGATTGTTGCGCCGAAGGAGGCGGCGGCGGGCAAACCGTGGGTCTGGCATGGGGAGTTTTTCGGACACAAACCCGATCCCGATGCGGCGCTTTTGGGCAAGGGGTTTCACATCGTGTTTTTGAAGATGAACGACACGCTTGGTTGTCCTGCGACGGTGAAAACTTGGACGGAATTTTATCAACATTTGACCAAACAATACCGGTTCAGCAAAAAGCCCGCGCTGGTAGGATTGAGTCGGGGTGGATTGTATTGTTACAACTGGGCCATTGCCAATCCGGGCAAGGTTTCGTGCATCTATGCGGATGCGCCGGTGTGTGATTTCAAAAGCTGGCCTGGTGGCAAAGGCGAAGGTCCGGGCGATCCACGCAACTGGGCGCTGGTGCTGAAATTGTGGAATTTCAAAGACGAGGCGGAGGCGCTTGCCTACAAAGGGAATCCGGTGGATGCGCTGGCGCCGCTGGCGAAAAACAAGGTGCCGTTGTTGCATGTATTTGGCGATGCAGATGAGGTGGTGCCCGCAGAGGAG
This is a stretch of genomic DNA from Phragmitibacter flavus. It encodes these proteins:
- a CDS encoding SGNH/GDSL hydrolase family protein encodes the protein MMKLRFLPLWCLLGCLELTAAPPEADRIVVLGDSITASGQYLEYLETILMVQTAKRYEFLNLGLSSETVSGLSEPGHAAGKFPRPGLHERLQRVLDKTKPDLVLACYGMNDGIYFPLKQTRFDRFTTGIEQLRSKAKAAAADVIHLTPPVFDPLPIKDKVMPAGLNAYPRPFEGYNRVLDRYSEWLVGRRSAGWKVIDVHGPMNAALAEQRKANAEFTFATDGVHPTKEGHWIISQAILDAWDVKHDWVLEDLVEPQGRLAALYKLVGDRQKVLKSAWLEACGHKRPGVAKGLPLEEAKTKAEEISKSLVALLESSGGFTKKEEVGKPAMEEKAGTTAKPGLFPGTRSVWQGYDRYDFDWQGITATIVAPKEAAAGKPWVWHGEFFGHKPDPDAALLGKGFHIVFLKMNDTLGCPATVKTWTEFYQHLTKQYRFSKKPALVGLSRGGLYCYNWAIANPGKVSCIYADAPVCDFKSWPGGKGEGPGDPRNWALVLKLWNFKDEAEALAYKGNPVDALAPLAKNKVPLLHVFGDADEVVPAEENTLLLAERYRKLGGTIELIAKAGGKHHPHGLQDSAPIVNFIARHAK